From the genome of Vicia villosa cultivar HV-30 ecotype Madison, WI linkage group LG2, Vvil1.0, whole genome shotgun sequence, one region includes:
- the LOC131649337 gene encoding protein FAR1-RELATED SEQUENCE 5-like: MWVLEQILEAMSGKSPISVITDGGLAMKKAIKKVFLNAYHRLCAWHLICNAMSNIRVPEFVSQFRKCMLGDYDLGEFRRKWADMIDAFGLHDIKWVTELYAKRKTWATAHIRGKLFAGFRTTSRCEGLHSQMGKFLHSRYNLSEFFLHFHRCLNYTRYKEVEADFLSNYGYPVLQTRFQSMERCAGKLFTREIFFLFCDLLARSAEMVVATCHQTYTCIIYTVRKYQASKREWNISFYPDDDVFKCSCKIIALLIF, encoded by the coding sequence ATGTGGGTTCTTGAACAAATTTTGGAAGCAATGTCAGGTAAGTCGCCTATATCTGTCATTACTGATGGCGGTCTTGCAATGAAGAAAGCTATAAAAAAGGTGTTTCTGAATGCTTATCATAGGTTGTGTGCTTGGCATCTAATTTGCAATGCAATGTCTAACATTAGAGTTCCTGAATTTGTTAGTCAATTTAGGAAATGCATGTTGGGTGACTATGACCTGGGTGAGTTTCGGCGCAAGTGGGCTGACATGATTGACGCATTTGGGTTGCATGACATCAAGTGGGTTACAGAATTGTATGCAAAGAGAAAGACGTGGGCTACAGCTCATATACGCGGAAAACTTTTTGCTGGGTTCAGAACTACCTCCCGGTGTGAAGGTTTACATTCACAAATGGGGAAGTTTCTTCACTCACGATATAATTTAAGTGAATTTTTCTTACATTTTCATCGGTGTCTTAATTACACGCGTTATAAGGAGGTAGAAGCTGACTTTCTATCAAATTACGGCTATCCTGTGCTACAAACAAGATTTCAAAGCATGGAGCGTTGCGCTGGGAAGTTATTTACAAGAgaaatattctttttgttttGTGATCTTCTTGCACGATCCGCGGAGATGGTAGTGGCAACATGTCATCAAACTTATACTTGTATCATATACACAGTTCGCAAGTACCAAGCATCAAAAAGGGAGTGGAACATATCATTCTATCCTGATGATGACGTTTTTAAATGTTCTTGCAAGATTATTGCACTATTGATTTTTTAA